A single region of the Podospora pseudopauciseta strain CBS 411.78 chromosome 1, whole genome shotgun sequence genome encodes:
- a CDS encoding hypothetical protein (EggNog:ENOG503P62F) yields MSFLTTTTNLSHSSTLPEGTTHSLALSMLSDYEFFLSCDPVLDSFKPLPPNSSPDLPSSIMSQIRTDTHQQRGISYTVIDIVHTTIWDSKVVSTYEFTDITNGVFVRIKSPMGIVMDTVWQVREKQDKKGEWELVEDLEIRCNRLLVGVVKGQCEEGWGKIHGKMIKRLEEDINKADGK; encoded by the exons ATGTCTT TCctaaccacaaccaccaacctatcccactcctccaccctcccagaAGGaaccacccactccctcgccctctccatGCTCTCAGACTACGAattcttcctctcctgcgACCCCGTCCTCGATTCCTtcaaacccctcccaccaaatTCCTCTCCTGACCTTCCCTCAAGTATCATGTCCCAAATCCGAACTGATACCCACCAACAACGGGGTATCTCCTACACCGTCATCGACATTGTACACACCACAATCTGGGACTCCAAAGTCGTCAGCACGTACGAATTTACCGACATTACTAATGGGGTCTTTGTTCGAATCAAGTCACCGATGGGGATAGTCATGGATACAGTATGGCAAGTTAGGGAGAAGCAAGATAAGAAAGGGGAgtgggagctggtggaggacttggagaTAAGGTGTAACCGGCTgttggtgggtgtggtgaaGGGGCAGtgtgaggaggggtggggaaAGATTCATGGGAAGATGATTAAGAGGTTGGAAGAGGATATCAACAAGGCAGATGGGAAGTGA